Genomic DNA from Nonomuraea rubra:
CGGCCGACGGCGCGCTCGCCCTGGAGCTGCGCCTGCCCGAGGAGCTGGGCGGCGACAACCCCGGCCCGAACCCCGAGCAGCTCTTCGCCGCCGGATACGCCGCCTGCTTCCAGGGCGCGCTCAGCCTGCTGGCCAGGCAGCACCTCCTCGACCCCGGGGCGATCACGGTGGAGGCGACCGTCACCTTCGGCCGCGACCCGGCCGACGGCGGCTACCAGCTACGCGCCGACCTCGTCGTGACCTGGCCGGGAGTGGACCGCGCCACGGCCACCCCGCTGCTGGCCCAGGCGACCGCGCTGTGCCCGTACGCCAAGATGGCCCGCCACGGCATCCCCGCCACGATCGCCCTCGCCGGCTGAGACCGCCCCGCACGACGAGAGGGCACCGGCCCGTGACGGCCGGTGCCCTCGTCCACGTTCGGTCCCGCTACCGCACGCTCGCCCGCGCGGCCTGCTCGATCACGTGGGCGACGGTCCTGGGAGCCGTCATCAGGCCGACATGCCCGGCGTCGTACTCGACGACGGTGGAGCCGGCCCGCTCGGCCATGCTCCGCTGCACGCCGGGAGGGATGATCCGGTCCTTGGTGCCGATGACGTTCCAGGACGGGATCGTCCGCCAGGCGGGGGCGCCGGACGGCTCGTTGAGCGCGCCCAGCGTGGCCGGCCGCTGGGTGGCCGCCACGAGCGCCTTGTCATCGAGGCTCAGCCCGTTCGCGAACGACGTCAGGACGGTCGGCGTCTTCAGGTACAGGTCGGTCTCCGCGGTGGGCGGAAGGGCCGGGGGGACGAGGTCGAACACGGTCGTCGGGTCCGGCACGGAAAGGGCGGAGTCCGGTCCCGCGAGCTGGGTCGCGGACTCGCCGGCGTCGGGGGCGAAGGCGTTGACGTAGACGAGCGCCTTGACGCCGGGGGTTCCGGCGGCCGCGTTGGTGATCACGGCCCCGCCGTAGGAGTGGCCGACGAGGACGACCGGCCCCGTCAGCGTCTCCAGGAACGCCTTCACGGACGCGGCGTCGCCCGACAGCGAGCGCAGCGGGTTGGCGATCGCCCTGACCGGATAGCCGTCGGCCTGGAGCCTGGCGATGACCCGGTTCCAGCTGGAGGCGTCCGCCCAGGCTCCGTGCACGAGCACGACGGTGGGCTTCGGCGTACGCGACCGGCTGTCCTGGGCGGCGACGCTCAGCGCCGGGCCGGCGCCGCCCAGGATGAGGGCGGCGGCGGCGAGCAGCGCCACGGCGGTGCGGGTCCGGCGCAGGGTACGGCGGGCAGGGGGATTGATCATGACTCTGTCCTGTTCCGTGTGAGAGAGGCGGCTCCGGCGGACGGGAGACTGGAGACGGTTCGCGCCGGAGCCGCGGCCGGGGCGCGTACCGCCCGGCTCGTGTGGGTTAGACCGGGCACCGGGCCCGCCGCGTGACGCCTCGCCCCCGACCGCGTGAAAGCCGCCGTGGCTGTCACGCGCGCGGGGGGCTGTCCTGTCTCAGCGGTGACACCTGTCCGATTCAGCGCGCTGGTGAGAAGGGCGGATCATGTGGGTGACACAACGCGGGAGACCGGCCTCCCCGGCCTGCCAGGGCCCACGGCCGGGAGTCGCCGGTCATGGAAGGCGTCAGGCCATGACACGTGACGGGAAGGCGCACGCGCCGGGCCTGAGCTCCCTGCCCCGCCCCGTGGCGGCGGTGATCGGCGGCGGGGGAGTGCTCGGAGCCGCGCAGGTCGGCATCGGGTACGCACTGGAGCAGCACGGATTCGCCCCTGACATGATCATCGGAACCTCGGTCGGGGCGCTCAACGGCGCGATCGTGGCCGCCCACCCCGGCACGGCCGCCGAGCGGCTCGACCACGTGTGGACCCGGGTACGCCGCCGCGAGGTGTACCCGCTCGGCCTCCTGGCCTCGCGGGTCAGCATCGTCGCCGACCACGGCCTGCGCAAGCTGATCGCCAGGGCCGACCTGCCGCGGCGCATCGAAGAGCTGCGCATCCCCTTCACCGCCGTGGCCACGGACCTGGCCACCGGCGGCGAGGCGCTGCTCAGCGAGGGGGACCTCGTGTCCGCGCTGCTGGCCAGCGCCGCCATCCCGGGAGTCCTGCCCCCGGTGGAGCGGGAGGGCCGCACGCTCATCGACGGCGGGGTGATCGCCTACGTCCCCGTACGGGCGGCGCGGCAGGCGGGGGCGGCCAGCGTGGTGGTGTTGTCGGCCGGGCCCGAATGGCCGCTGGCCTCGGCCCTGCCGCCCCGGCGGGCCGACGCGGTCGCCGCCAGGGCGGCGCTGCTGCTGGCGCACCACCAGATCGAGCGCGACCTGCGCGAGGTGTCCACCCACCTCCCCACCGTCGTGCTGCCGACCGGCATCGACACCTGGCCGGCCCCGTGGGACTTCCGGCACGCCGAGCGGCTGATCGGCACCGCCGCCCGCACGGCGGGCCGGTTCCTCGACGGGCTGCGCGTCAACGGGCCGGGCCTGTACGGGATGAGCTGCCATCCCGCCGGTCCGGCCGCCCCGGCGAGGGAGGCCGGCCGATGAGCACCATCGCGTTCCTCAACATCCCGATGCACGGGCACGTCAACCCGACGCTGCCCGTCGTGGCCGAGCTCGTCCGGCGCGGCCACTCCGTCACCTACCACATCTCCTCCGCGTTCTCGGCGGAGATCGCGGCCACCGGCGCGACCGTGTACCCGTACCCCGAGGCCGACCGGCCGCTCGCCGACCCGCCGATGCCGATCACGATGCTGGAGGGGCTCGCCCGCACCACCGTCGGTCTGCTGCCCCGGGTGCTCGCCGAGCTGCTCGAGATCCGGCCCGACCTGATCGTGCACGACTCCGCCTGCATGTGGGCCGCGGTCGCCGCCCGTGAGCTCGGCGTGCCCGCGGTGTCGCTGTTCACCACGTTCGCGTACGGCCGGCACACGCCCAGCCCCACCCGCGTCTCGTGGCAGCTGCTGGCCGAGGCGGCCTCCCACCCCCGCAACACCCGCGACTACCTGCGGTGGCGGCGCAAGCTGCGCAGCGGCTACGACACCCGCGGCCTGCCGCGCTTCGACTACGCGAACGTCCGCCAGCCGCTCAACCTGGTCTTCACCTCGCGCGACTTCCAGCCGGGCGCCGGCGCCCTGGACGAGTCGTTCCGGTTCGTCGGCCCCAGCCTGGGCTCCCGCCTGCCCGACCCGTCGTTCCCCGCCGACCGCCTGCGGGCCCCCGTGCTGTACGCCGCGCTCGGCACGGTGTTCAACGCGGGCCCGCAGCTGCTGCGCAACCTCGTCGTCGCGCTCGCCCCGCTGGGCGGCACCGTGGTCATCGCCACCGGGGAGACCAACCCGGCCGCGCTGGACCCGCTGCCGGACAACGTGATCGCGCGCCGCTTCGTCCCGCAGACCGAGGTGCTGGAACGGGCCGCGCTGTTCGTCACGCACGGCGGCATGAACAGCGCCAACGAGGCCATGTACGCGGGGGTCCCGATGTTGCTGATCCCCCAGGGTGCGGACCAGCCGCTCGTGGCCCGCCGGGTCGTCCAGCTCGGCTCCGGCCTGGCGATCAGCGCCCGCGACGCCGGCCCCGGGCTCGTGCACGCCCTGGCCCGGCGGCTGCTCGACGAGCCGCGCTTCATGGCCGCCGCGGACCGGATGCAGGTCGCCCAGCGCGAGGCCGGCGGCTACGTGCGCGCCGCCGACGAGCTGGAGCGCCACCTGCACCGCAGCCGCCAGGGCCGCCCCGCACCGGCGGACACCCCACGGGAACGGTGAGCCATGTCGCCCCTCGTGCTCACCCTGCTGCTGCTGGGCGGGCTGTCCGAGGCCGCCGGACGCCTCCTGCCGCTGATCGCCCGCCGGCCCCGCACGTCGCGGCCCCAGCTGATCCCGCTCGTCCTGATCGGCGCCGTCGTCGAGGGCGCGGTGTTCGGGCTGTGGCCGCTGATCGCGTGGACGCTCGCCGGGCTGATGCTCACCGAGCCCCCGCCCGGCGTCGCCGCGTTCACCTGGACCCCCGACAAGGCTGTCCCGCTGCTGCTCGCGGCCATTCTCGCGTTCCCGCTCCTCGGGCCGCTGCTGCACATGCTGCTGCTGGTGGCGGTCGGGGCCGGCCTGGTGGCGCCGCTCGCCGCCGCGACCGGGCTGGGCTGGTGGGCCGCCGCGGGCTGCGTGGCCGTCGCCGGGCTCGGGCTCGGCCTGGCCGTCGAGGTGGTCCGCCGCCTGGTGGTGCAGGTCGGCGCCCTCACCGGGGTGCGGGAGCCGGCCGCATGACCGAGTTCCCGCTCCTGGTCCTGGTGCTCGGCCCGGTCCTGCTCGCCGAGGCGCTGCTCGCCCGGTACGAGGTGCTGGCGTACGCCGCCGGCTGGCGGGCCCCCACCACCGAACTGCCACAGGACATGCCCTACGCCAGGGGCGCGGACCCGGACCGGCCGCCGGACGCGTACCTGG
This window encodes:
- a CDS encoding Ohr family peroxiredoxin, translated to MSEHTLSTEHDHSGSVFKPLYVTRVAVTGGDSGHARASGRARSADGALALELRLPEELGGDNPGPNPEQLFAAGYAACFQGALSLLARQHLLDPGAITVEATVTFGRDPADGGYQLRADLVVTWPGVDRATATPLLAQATALCPYAKMARHGIPATIALAG
- a CDS encoding alpha/beta fold hydrolase, giving the protein MINPPARRTLRRTRTAVALLAAAALILGGAGPALSVAAQDSRSRTPKPTVVLVHGAWADASSWNRVIARLQADGYPVRAIANPLRSLSGDAASVKAFLETLTGPVVLVGHSYGGAVITNAAAGTPGVKALVYVNAFAPDAGESATQLAGPDSALSVPDPTTVFDLVPPALPPTAETDLYLKTPTVLTSFANGLSLDDKALVAATQRPATLGALNEPSGAPAWRTIPSWNVIGTKDRIIPPGVQRSMAERAGSTVVEYDAGHVGLMTAPRTVAHVIEQAARASVR
- a CDS encoding patatin-like phospholipase family protein produces the protein MTRDGKAHAPGLSSLPRPVAAVIGGGGVLGAAQVGIGYALEQHGFAPDMIIGTSVGALNGAIVAAHPGTAAERLDHVWTRVRRREVYPLGLLASRVSIVADHGLRKLIARADLPRRIEELRIPFTAVATDLATGGEALLSEGDLVSALLASAAIPGVLPPVEREGRTLIDGGVIAYVPVRAARQAGAASVVVLSAGPEWPLASALPPRRADAVAARAALLLAHHQIERDLREVSTHLPTVVLPTGIDTWPAPWDFRHAERLIGTAARTAGRFLDGLRVNGPGLYGMSCHPAGPAAPAREAGR
- a CDS encoding macrolide family glycosyltransferase, which codes for MSTIAFLNIPMHGHVNPTLPVVAELVRRGHSVTYHISSAFSAEIAATGATVYPYPEADRPLADPPMPITMLEGLARTTVGLLPRVLAELLEIRPDLIVHDSACMWAAVAARELGVPAVSLFTTFAYGRHTPSPTRVSWQLLAEAASHPRNTRDYLRWRRKLRSGYDTRGLPRFDYANVRQPLNLVFTSRDFQPGAGALDESFRFVGPSLGSRLPDPSFPADRLRAPVLYAALGTVFNAGPQLLRNLVVALAPLGGTVVIATGETNPAALDPLPDNVIARRFVPQTEVLERAALFVTHGGMNSANEAMYAGVPMLLIPQGADQPLVARRVVQLGSGLAISARDAGPGLVHALARRLLDEPRFMAAADRMQVAQREAGGYVRAADELERHLHRSRQGRPAPADTPRER